From Trichoderma atroviride chromosome 1, complete sequence, one genomic window encodes:
- a CDS encoding uncharacterized protein (EggNog:ENOG41) — protein MSLPDGRPCTSPSLLQPQSQPQSPLPVKQGFLRKLLARSASTRSTKSSASSVSADQRLAPEPVSSPGLIKRMSKRVVPGLPRTQTFKRQLSEDRKHLAPVEPSAEERRAASVDRRAHYPRKPSGRVSKTHVDPHSSAPSFFGELLHETTSNYAQSLPLDLAEFEAADASSDIPHAETDDDSDIDGNEADDADDEYATQDAASVADTCSMTTSQYEAMILDKLEREWILNLSMHFRDRSKREKFFVTYREEEHIWRRVTVSLDYRDAPENSLEWDLSRTKYQRDKSTKIYEAIRDSLQDIQFYDTVTNLKLETTDGRLHVHVVEDGNEIIHYPTVSQIRHLGCKRVKERDIVFDSHMSGFVYKVSVMGKMLIKKEIPSPDTVEEFLYEVNALSGLRFSKHVIDFYGVVVDDDDEQVKGLLISFAGQGALIDIIFENCKENHIGLPWNTREKWARQIVQGLADVHESGFVQGDFTLSNIVIDDAGDAKIIDINRRGCPVGWEPPEATALIESNQRLSMYIGVKSDLYQLGMVLWGLAMLEDEPETQGRPLILGPEINVPDWYRQMTEICLSDDPRMRLQASSLLRMFPRAVPDDEHSDALRSDHDPVRVDTGAVNNEYLSDGYDVESHSAMRTVDLDEELVYPSSTYLHSGPLPYDQYYTSRGRSPPSPLPSDMGGGEVAYKSAWAANRNIAPSYSDSGDSFVIPDSEYDVRRQPTPTPSAERFLNISDRRSRPLNQLSTYESTEYFTATDDAADRPDRGLSVPMAPESSWGGSAANDVFEDADATLEPKDADEENYFAHTIPAVIVTESPVSAVARPRSIESQDDVFERKLDGEEDGEEDAGRQDSAIDIDFEAQEATIIPDVNIEAPRLSPRLKLSKNTANIKVKRLRKASPRSPSSHATRQQTDAADTPISTDATMSSRVDDGEALRVTTPETESEPDYIASRSPGFKSPDPRQSYNASSAQRAGQLLNAGSTSERWIPPSEETLGQTEPTGGFTYPRHGTIPVSLTGIGAAHLELEGDLLQEKGLIDDEFQLMTRPEAATPLMITTDAQT, from the exons ATGTCTCTTCCAGATGGCCGTCCATGCACGTCGCCGtcgcttcttcagcctcagtcgcagccgcagtcgcCGTTACCCGTCAAGCAGGGCTTTTTGCGCAAGCTCCTGGCCCGCTCAGCAAGCACAAGAAGCACAAagtcctcggcctcgtccgTCTCCGCCGACCAGCGACTTGCTCCCGAACCCGTCTCCAGCCCCGGCCTGATCAAGCGCATGTCAAAACGAGTCGTGCCTGGCTTGCCCCGAACCCAGACATTCAAGCGCCAGCTGTCGGAAGATAGAAAACATCTGGCTCCTGTAGAGCCTTCGGCAGAGGAGCGAAGGGCGGCGTCCGTCGACAGGCGGGCTCACTATCCACGCAAACCCAGCGGGCGAGTCTCCAAAACCCACGTCGACCCTCACTCCAGTGCGCcgagcttctttggcgagctTCTCCACGAAACTACTTCAAACTATGCACAGTCACTTCCCCTCGACCTCGCCGAGTTCGAGGCGGCGGATGCGTCGTCCGATATTCCGCATGCCGAAACGGATGATGATTCAGACATTGACGGCAATGAggctgacgatgccgatgacGAGTACGCCACTCAGGACGCGGCATCTGTTGCTGATACTTGCTCCATGACCACGTCGCAGTACGAAGCAATGATTCTCGACAAGTTAGAGCGGGAGTGGATTCTCAATCTGAGCATGCACTTTAGAGACCGTTCAAAACGAGAAAAGTTCTTTGTGACATATCGTGAGGAAGAACATATTTGGCGCCGCGTCACCGTCTCTTTGGATTATCGTGATGCGCCAGAGAATTCTCTAGAGTGGGATCTCAGCCGCACCAAATATCAGAGGGATAAGAGCACCAAGATATACGAGGCTATCCGCGACAGTCTACAGGATATCCAATTTTACGACACAGTGACAAACCTAAAGCTCGAAACTACCGACGGAAGACTACATGTTCACGTAGTCGAAGACGGTAAT GAAATCATTCACTACCCCACCGTTAGCCAGATTCGGCACCTAGGGTGTAAAAGAGTCAAAGAGCGAGACATTGTTTTTGACTCCCACATGTCTGGCTTTGTTTACAAAGTCAGCGTGATGGGCAAAATGCTGATCAAGAAGGAGATTCCCAGCCCCGATACCGTCGAAGAATTCCTCTACGAGGTCAATGCTTTGAGCGGCCTGCGCTTCTCAAAGCACGTTATTGACTTTTACGGAGTGGTagtcgacgatgatgatgagcagGTCAAGGGCCTTCTCATCAGCTTTGCTGGCCAGGGCGCCTTGATCGACATCATCTTTGAGAATTGCAAGGAAAACCACATTGGTCTCCCTTGGAATACAAGGGAGAAGTGGGCAAGACAAATCGTCCAGGGACTGGCTGATGTCCACGAATCCGGATTTGTCCAAGGAGATTTCACCTTGTCTAATATCGTCATCGACGACGCTGGCGATGCCAAAATCATCGACATCAATCGGCGAGGCTGTCCCGTGGGGTGGGAGCCTCCGGAGGCGACGGCCCTCATCGAGTCTAACCAGAGACTATCCATGTATATCGGGGTCAAGTCGGATCTATATCAGCTCGGCATGGTGCTCTGGGGGCTTGCAATGCTTGAGGATGAGCCCGAGACTCAGGGTCGGCCGCTCATCCTGGGACCAGAGATTAACGTACCAGATTGGTATCGACAAATGACGGAAATTTGCCTCAGCGATGACCCGCGAATGAGGCTGCAGGCCTCGTCACTGCTGCGAATGTTTCCGCGAGCTGTCCCGGACGATGAGCACAGTGACGCACTGCGCTCGGATCACGATCCTGTGCGCGTGGATACTGGCGCCGTCAACAACGAGTACCTTTCCGATGGCTACGACGTCGAGTCCCACTCCGCAATGAGGACGGTAGACCTTGACGAGGAACTGGTCTATCCAAGCTCGACATATCTGCATAGCGGGCCTCTTCCTTATGATCAGTACTATACAAGCCGGGGCAGGTCACCGCCGAGCCCACTACCTAGCGATATGGGCGGCGGTGAGGTGGCATACAAATCCGCCTGGGCGGCAAACAGGAACATTGCTCCCTCTTACAGCGACAGCGGGGACAGCTTTGTGATTCCGGACAGTGAATATGACGTGCGGCGACAGCCAACTCCGACGCCGTCGGCTGAGAGGTTTCTCAATATTAGCGATCGACGCTCACGGCCCCTGAACCAGCTCAGTACCTATGAAAGCACAGAATATTTTACAGCCACTGATGATGCAGCTGACAGGCCCGACCGTGGACTATCCGTTCCCATGGCACCCGAATCCAGCTGGGGAGGGTCAGCCGCTAATGATGTGTTTGAAGACGCAGACGCCACGCTGGAACCAAAGGACGCGGATGAAGAGAACTACTTTGCCCATACAATCCCCGCTGTGATTGTAACCGAGTCACCTGTCAGCGCAGTAGCTCGGCCAAGGAGCATTGAGTCACAGGATGATGTGTTTGAGAGAAAACTTGACGGGGAAGAAGACggggaagaagacgctggcAGGCAAGACTCTGCTATTGATATCGACTttgaagctcaagaagcgACCATTATCCCGGATGTCAACATCGAAGCGCCTCGGCTAAGCCCGAGACTCAAGCTTTCGAAAAACACAGCCAATATCAAAGTTAAGCGGCTCAGAAAAGCCTCACCCAGGTCGCCTTCGTCTCACGCAACCCGCCAGCAGACTGATGCAGCCGATACACCCATTTCAACAGACGCGACCATGAGCTCTAGGGTGGACGATGGGGAAGCACTTCGGGTGACGACACCAGAAACCGAGTCGGAGCCTGACTACATCGCCTCACGTTCGCCGGGCTTCAAATCGCCCGATCCCCGGCAAAGCTACAATGCCAGCAGCGCGCAGAGGGCCGGGCAGCTTCTTAATGCAGGCAGCACGAGTGAACGCTGGATCCCGCCAAGCGAGGAGACTTTGGGCCAAACCGAACCAACCGGCGGATTCACGTATCCCAGACACGGAACTATTCCCGTGTCACTGACGGGGATTGGAGCAGCTCACCTGGAGCTTGAAGGAGACTTGTTGCAGGAGAAGGGACTCATCGATGATGAGTTTCAATTAATGACACGACCCGAAGCGGCAACACCGCTCATGATTACGACAGATGCGCAGACATGA
- a CDS encoding uncharacterized protein (EggNog:ENOG41) gives MASDTANRTSSSWHNLPVAARRAILNALLQTDGGLAAYAAVSREWQAIIEPHNFSHLQLTMPRIEQLDLMTFRTQRHVRYIWLCLELEEYGLQESRVQGMSIADSHAIGRALHEVVDTLSSWSNRSSLVLDISVHSPSDSAYWFKYLTFEPDHPFNQRERDYSELLELSMPATADDDSDYSDDSDYSDDSDYISDDSDDSDYSQRQGSDNEIFITDRAVGKVFDPIQVKGPFDTIKEENEWWLGMPLAPAVTAVLLRQQTRRRWSPRTLLLLLSRFPRLREIHYEPWREWRDDAQKTTDGSK, from the coding sequence ATGGCATCGGATACAGCTAATaggacatcatcatcatggcacAACTTGCCCGTCGCGGCCCGGCGGGCGATCCTCAATGCATTGCTTCAGACCGACGGTGGCCTGGCCGCCTATGCCGCAGTGTCCCGGGAATGGCAGGCCATCATCGAGCCGCACAACTTTTCCCATCTCCAACTGACGATGCCACGTATCGAACAGCTTGACCTCATGACCTTTCGCACCCAGAGACACGTGCGATACATCTGGCTCTGCTTGGAGCTCGAAGAATACGGGCTACAGGAATCTAGGGTGCAAGGAATGAGCATCGCCGACAGCCACGCCATCGGGAGAGCGTTGCACGAGGTGGTGGATACTCTGAGCTCATGGAGCAACAGGTCCAGCTTAGTGCTCGACATCAGCGTCCACTCGCCCAGTGATTCGGCGTATTGGTTCAAGTACCTGACTTTTGAGCCCGATCACCCGTTCAACCAGAGAGAGCGCGACTACAGtgagcttctggagctgTCTATGCCGGCTACagccgacgacgacagcgacTACAGCGATGACAGCGACTACAGCGACGACAGTGACTACATCAGTGACGACAGTGACGACAGCGACTACAGCCAGCGCCAAGGGAGTGACAATGAGATTTTCATTACTGACCGCGCAGTCGGTAAAGTGTTCGATCCAATCCAGGTAAAAGGACCATTTGATACAATAAAGGAAGAGAACGAATGGTGGCTGGGCATGCCCCTGGCTCCGGCAGTGACGGCGGTGCTTCTTCGCCAGCAGACTCGAAGGCGATGGTCACCAAGAacgctactgctgctgttgtcaCGGTTTCCCAGACTGCGAGAAATCCACTACGAGCCCTGGAGAGAGTGGCGGGATGATGCGCAAAAGACGACAGACGGTAGTAAGTGA
- a CDS encoding uncharacterized protein (EggNog:ENOG41), whose protein sequence is MLVRAARAALSMPKLELMEIWNGQRGVAAVFRYQTSRYKASSAGKQRPTVMTWRGTWMFKLEVPLIQAWEHVTYKLHGNVLLVKREPLSGRLIQSHADAIHRLELAELVIRPVSQRQIRAEHMAGEDVFLVLPS, encoded by the coding sequence ATGTTAGTCCGAGCAGCCCGCGCGGCCTTGAGTATGCCCAAACTTGAACTCATGGAGATTTGGAATGGACAGCGAGGGGTGGCGGCCGTCTTTCGATACCAGACGTCACGGTACAAGGCGAGCAGCGCGGGGAAACAGCGACCTACCGTGATGACCTGGAGAGGGACATGGATGTTTAAACTCGAGGTTCCTTTGATCCAGGCTTGGGAGCATGTCACATACAAGCTTCATGGCAACGTATTGCTGGTCAAGAGAGAGCCGTTGAGTGGCAGATTGATCCAGTCTCATGCAGACGCAATTCACCGTTTGGAGCTAGCGGAATTGGTAATTCGGCCTGTTTCGCAGCGGCAGATTCGAGCTGAGCAcatggctggagaagatgtgTTTTTGGTTCTTCCGAGTTGA
- a CDS encoding uncharacterized protein (TransMembrane:1 (o49-73i)), producing the protein MSCPGPVQHSGYLVSSSFISRSTRLRLFSSLSPTSSVSLRPLHLLLPPLAASFASFFPFFSFHLLISPFSIVGSRSLLFVPRRPHFASPLEAALLHSKEPPSVHPSGLAPRPGLASPHLLSPRIVRHAAVLTGHATGLASHSQSPASSLRLPAVRHPLTGRLVVPLRASSAPITDNPPPALDSYAVKKKKPPGSSPRDLFELVQASLLQQLAALPLPGEAACSVNRHI; encoded by the coding sequence ATGTCCTGTCCAGGTCCTGTCCAGCACTCCGGATATCTTGTCTCGTCGTCGTTCATCTCCAGATCAACCCGGCTTCGACTCTTTTCGTCGCTCTCGCCAACCTCCTCCGTGTCTCTCAGGCCGCTCCACCTTCTTCTACCTCCCCTTGCCGCGAGCTttgcctccttttttcccttcttctctttccatcttcttatttcccccttctccatcgtGGGGAGCCGCAGCCTTTTATTTGTGCCTCGTCGCCCACATTTTGCCTCGCCCCTCGAAGCGGCTCTTTTACACAGCAAAGAACCGCCGTCCGTCCATCCCTCCGGCCTTGCCCCTCGTCCtggcctcgcctcgcctcacCTGCTCTCACCGCGCATCGTCCGCCACGCCGCCGTTCTTACTGGACACGCAACTGGGCTGGCCAGCCACTCACAGAGCCCGGCCTCGTCTCTTCGTCTGCCTGCTGTTCGCCATCCACTCACCGGCCGCCTTGTCGTCCCCCTGCGTGCGTCCTCCGCGCCCATCACAGACAATCCGCCTCCTGCTCTTGACTCATACGcagtcaaaaaaaaaaaacccccgGGCAGCTCCCCCCGTGATCTATTCGAGCTCGTAcaggcttctcttctccagcagctcgccgCCCTGCCGCTCCCCGGCGAAGCTGCTTGTTCGGTGAATCGGCATATATAG